The following are encoded together in the Oreochromis niloticus isolate F11D_XX linkage group LG12, O_niloticus_UMD_NMBU, whole genome shotgun sequence genome:
- the slc7a4 gene encoding cationic amino acid transporter 4: MATCPRGCAPAVRLCQKLNRLKTLEDDMMATSLKRCLSTLDLTLMGVGGMVGSGLYVLTGTVAKDTAGPAVIISFVFAGIASLLAAFCYAEFGARIPKTGSAYMFTYVSVGEVWAFLIGWNVILENMIGGAAVARAWSGYLDSIFNHAIQNFTETHIMQWNVPFLAHYPDLLAAGILVVASFFISFGVQVSSYLNHIFSTVSMGVIVFILVFGFVLAEPANWSQEQGGFAPYGMSGILAGSATCFYAFVGFDVIASSSEEAKNPQKAVPIATAISLGLAATAYILVSTVLTLMVPWHTLDPNSALADAFFRRGYSWAGIVVAVGSICAMNTVLLCNLFSLPRIVYAMAEDGLFFSIFARVNPITKVPVNAILVFGILMATMALSFDLEALVQFLSIGTLLAYTFVAASVIVLRFQPEKTSSKGTPSTSPNPNNEPSPVPLESQTISEDSEEPKQYESFSDKLQLVERQKQKERRGVGQLKACWEPYLDRLLGDCEPGEVVAFCVLTLIVSSVSLCAVLEFGRKQLQLPLWSFTMLLVIFSLAYILSLAIIWVHEPQRNNKTFQVPLVPLTPGASILFNVFLMMKLSLLTWIRFTVWIAIGLFVYFGYGIWHSKEGIRELQPKDMAARYVVLPSGSLVETVQSVQPDSELDTSAHHIDGPAASAAEECNRKR; the protein is encoded by the exons ATGGCAACCTGTCCGAGAGGCTGTGCACCAGCGGTGCGCCTTTGTCAGAAACTGAACCGCCTCAAGACACTAGAAGATGACATGATGGCCACGTCCCTCAAACGCTGCCTCTCCACCCTGGACCTGACGCTGATGGGTGTCGGGGGAATGGTGGGCTCTGGCTTGTATGTTCTGACAGGAACGGTGGCCAAAGACACAGCCGGGCCCGCTGTCATCATATCTTTCGTCTTCGCAGGTATTGCTTCTTTATTGGCTGCCTTTTGCTATGCTGAGTTCGGAGCGCGCATTCCCAAAACGGGATCTGCCTACATGTTTACTTACGTCTCTGTGGGGGAGGTGTGGGCCTTTCTCATCGGCTGGAATGTGATTCTGGAGAACATGATCGGTGGGGCTGCGGTGGCTCGTGCCTGGAGCGGCTATCTAGACTCCATTTTTAACCACGCCATCCAGAATTTCACAGAGACGCACATTATGCAGTGGAACGTTCCCTTCCTCGCGCATTACCCTGACCTGCTCGCAGCAGGAATTCTGGTGGTTGCCtcatttttcatttcctttgGCGTCCAAGTGTCCTCTTACCTCAACCACATCTTCTCCACCGTTAGTATGGGGGTTATTGTTTTCATCCTGGTCTTTGGCTTTGTGCTCGCTGAGCCAGCCAATTGGAGCCAGGAGCAAGGGGGCTTTGCACCTTACGGCATGTCGGGAATACTGGCAGGTTCGGCCACATGTTTCTATGCATTTGTGGGCTTTGATGTAATTGCTTCCTCAAGTGAGGAGGCAAAGAATCCACAGAAGGCTGTCCCTATCGCCACTGCTATCTCCCTTGGATTGGCAGCAACAGCCTACATCCTGGTCTCCACAGTGCTTACGCTGATGGTACCCTGGCATACACTGGACCCCAACTCGGCTCTGGCAGATGCCTTTTTCCGCCGTGGTTATAGTTGGGCTGGAATTGTTGTGGCAGTCGGTTCCATATGTG CCATGAACACTGTGCTGCTCTGTAATCTCTTCTCCCTCCCTCGGATTGTGTATGCCATGGCAGAGGACGGATTGTTCTTCTCCATTTTTGCAAGAGTCAATCCCATCACCAAGGTTCCTGTTAATGCTATTCTGGTGTTTGGAATCCTCATGGCCACCATGGCTCTCAGCTTTGACCTGGAGGCCTTGGTTCAGTTCTTGTCCATCGGGACTCTCCTGGCTTACACCTTCGTGGCAGCGAGTGTTATCGTGCTGCGCTTCCAGCCTGAGAAAACCAGCTCAAAGGGAACGCCTTCTACATCTCCCAACCCCAACAACGAGCCTTCCCCTGTCCCCTTGGAATCTCAGACCATATCTGAGGACAGCGAGGAGCCAAAGCAGTACGAGTCCTTCTCAGACAAACTCCAGTTGGTAGAAAGGCAGAAGCAAAAAGAGAGGCGTGGCGTGGGGCAGCTGAAGGCGTGCTGGGAGCCGTACCTGGACAGGCTGCTGGGGGACTGTGAGCCGGGTGAGGTGGTGGCCTTCTGTGTGCTGACTTTGATAGTGAGCTCGGTGTCCCTCTGTGCTGTGCTAGAATTTGGaaggaaacagctgcagctgCCGTTGTGGAGCTTCACAATGCTTCTGGTGATTTTTAGCTTAGCCTACATTCTCAGCCTTGCTATTATATGGGTCCATGAGccacaaagaaacaacaaaacattccAG GTACCTCTGGTTCCATTGACTCCAGGTGCCAGTATCCTCTTTAATGTATTCCTCATGATGAAGCTCAGCCTTCTAACCTGGATTCGATTCACTGTGTGGATTGCCATAG GTCTTTTTGTGTATTTCGGTTACGGGATCTGGCACAGCAAGGAGGGAATACGGGAGCTGCAGCCCAAAGACATGGCCGCACGCTATGTGGTGCTACCCAGCGGCAGCCTGGTAGAGACAGTGCAGTCCGTTCAGCCCGATAGTGAGCTGGACACCTCAGCGCACCACATCGACGgccccgctgcctcagcagccGAGGAGTGCAACAGAAAGAGATAA